A stretch of Caenibius tardaugens NBRC 16725 DNA encodes these proteins:
- a CDS encoding LuxR C-terminal-related transcriptional regulator, whose amino-acid sequence MQRRPTLSGRSKGRMPERKRMDLRRDGLLARIGRQSPARLVLIQAPAGYGKSTLLRQLADEESAAGSAVGWISPMSQDGDLARLVQLFSASCERILVDAGRPLPPSRDLPSLLRALDFPALFILDEYDHFTGAETDAYLAQLVANLPNGVRIALAARSMPQIAAPRLKLDGRAVILGSVDLRFDLGEAHQFLAEKPGLGAGEIRRLHIRLDGWPAGFQFISLALRSPGRSYGDALTHAFSHDLVDYLAQEVFDLQGDAMRELLMLACLPDRISAALLDHISVGRCPPDLLEKLWSAGLFLDPVDGDRVWFRFHPLFGNFLHTQLKRQISDDELRTRHLRIAEWQSANGMDEAAVGHFLAAGARNEAADLVERLSERLVREERLGLLVSMVEQLDEDLFLARPRLIANAVIAYGFRRDFARAHRLLDGVERREPDVDRQIQAEWEVQRCFVLAAEDRVDEMGMRARDAARWLDGGNLFFFAVALNAHAFLLAAQSQFTEAEELMLRALPLHEQASSYFGGSYASAILAASKVSQGRIEEGAQLLSRAFERMDGEAPPGIWAGAVIAAHYGDALYERNRVAEARAVIEPHLAFIQQQCIVDPLCLGIVALARCAVLDNDHARAHELYEELITLGHRFGLARLVACGRAELVREATLAGDFETAEWRMRALGADARGATDSQLVYPGSEMEAQRITWLRLLVHSGRHGEARAALQAEIRGATVKHRVRRLVRLKLLLAICLDAEGNQPLARRTLLDALGLAAPGGMIRTILDEGPAAMRLVSDLRSEVLANGVKWANDPVATLVETLIAAESGEPASVVEAQVDTPLEPLTERERDLLRFLSLGYSNSDLSDRLAVSENTVKFHLRNIYAKLGVGSRMQAVQAARHYRLVD is encoded by the coding sequence TTGCAAAGGCGACCCACCCTGTCAGGTAGGAGCAAAGGAAGAATGCCGGAGCGGAAGAGGATGGATTTAAGGCGCGATGGACTGCTCGCGCGGATCGGACGCCAATCGCCTGCTCGGCTGGTGCTCATTCAGGCGCCCGCAGGCTATGGCAAATCGACATTGCTTCGGCAGCTCGCGGATGAGGAGAGCGCGGCCGGAAGTGCCGTTGGCTGGATCAGTCCGATGTCGCAGGATGGCGATCTTGCCCGGCTCGTGCAGTTGTTCAGCGCGAGCTGCGAGCGCATATTGGTTGACGCGGGCAGGCCGCTGCCGCCGTCGCGCGATTTGCCAAGCCTGCTGCGCGCGCTCGATTTTCCGGCGCTGTTCATTCTCGACGAATATGATCATTTCACGGGCGCGGAAACCGATGCCTATCTTGCGCAACTCGTCGCCAATTTGCCGAACGGCGTGCGCATCGCGCTGGCCGCGCGCAGTATGCCCCAAATCGCCGCTCCCCGGCTGAAACTTGATGGGCGCGCGGTCATCCTCGGTAGTGTGGATTTACGGTTCGATCTTGGCGAGGCACACCAGTTCCTGGCCGAAAAGCCGGGGTTGGGCGCCGGCGAAATTCGCCGGCTGCATATTCGGCTCGATGGCTGGCCGGCGGGTTTCCAGTTCATCAGCCTGGCGCTGCGATCGCCTGGGCGGAGCTATGGCGACGCCCTGACCCATGCGTTCTCGCACGATCTGGTCGACTATCTCGCCCAGGAGGTTTTCGATCTGCAAGGCGATGCAATGCGCGAACTGTTGATGCTTGCCTGTCTTCCTGACCGGATCAGCGCGGCATTGCTTGACCATATCAGCGTGGGACGTTGTCCTCCTGATCTGCTGGAAAAGCTTTGGTCGGCGGGGTTGTTCCTCGATCCTGTCGATGGAGACCGGGTCTGGTTCCGTTTTCATCCCCTTTTCGGCAATTTTCTCCACACGCAGCTCAAGCGGCAGATCAGCGATGATGAACTTCGCACGCGCCACCTGCGGATAGCCGAATGGCAGTCGGCGAACGGTATGGATGAGGCGGCTGTTGGGCATTTTCTTGCGGCTGGTGCAAGAAACGAAGCCGCCGATCTCGTCGAACGCCTTTCGGAGCGACTGGTGCGCGAAGAACGGCTCGGCCTCCTTGTGTCGATGGTCGAACAACTCGACGAGGATCTGTTTCTTGCGCGACCGCGCCTGATCGCGAATGCCGTCATTGCATATGGCTTTCGGCGTGATTTTGCCCGGGCTCACCGTCTGCTCGATGGCGTCGAACGGCGTGAACCCGACGTTGACCGCCAGATTCAGGCGGAATGGGAGGTTCAGCGCTGCTTTGTGCTCGCTGCCGAGGATCGCGTCGACGAAATGGGCATGCGCGCGCGCGATGCGGCGCGCTGGCTTGATGGAGGCAACCTGTTCTTTTTTGCTGTCGCACTTAACGCGCATGCATTCCTGCTGGCGGCGCAGAGCCAGTTTACCGAGGCCGAGGAACTTATGCTGCGCGCGCTCCCGTTACATGAGCAGGCGTCGAGCTATTTTGGCGGCAGCTACGCCTCTGCGATACTCGCGGCGTCGAAGGTTTCACAAGGCCGTATCGAGGAAGGGGCGCAGCTTCTGTCTCGTGCTTTCGAGCGTATGGACGGCGAAGCGCCGCCGGGCATATGGGCCGGGGCGGTGATTGCCGCACATTATGGCGATGCGCTTTATGAGCGCAATCGGGTTGCTGAGGCGCGCGCGGTGATTGAACCGCATCTTGCGTTCATCCAGCAGCAGTGCATCGTCGATCCGCTATGCCTCGGCATCGTCGCGCTTGCGCGTTGCGCCGTACTCGACAACGATCACGCACGCGCACATGAGCTTTATGAAGAGCTGATTACGCTCGGCCATCGTTTCGGCCTTGCCCGTCTTGTCGCTTGCGGGCGCGCGGAACTGGTCCGCGAAGCCACGCTTGCTGGCGATTTCGAGACTGCCGAATGGCGGATGCGGGCACTTGGGGCGGACGCCCGCGGCGCTACCGACAGCCAACTCGTGTATCCCGGTTCTGAAATGGAGGCGCAGCGCATCACCTGGTTGCGCTTGTTGGTTCACAGCGGACGACACGGTGAAGCACGCGCAGCCCTGCAAGCGGAAATTCGGGGAGCGACCGTCAAGCACAGGGTCCGTCGGCTGGTCAGGTTGAAACTTCTGCTGGCAATCTGTCTTGACGCCGAGGGTAATCAGCCGCTTGCGCGCCGCACGCTCCTCGACGCGTTGGGACTTGCCGCTCCGGGCGGAATGATCCGCACGATTCTCGATGAAGGTCCGGCTGCCATGCGGTTGGTGAGCGATCTGCGCAGCGAAGTGTTGGCGAACGGGGTCAAATGGGCGAATGATCCGGTCGCCACACTCGTCGAGACCCTGATTGCCGCAGAGTCGGGCGAGCCTGCGTCTGTTGTGGAGGCACAGGTCGACACCCCGCTCGAACCCCTGACCGAGCGCGAGCGCGATCTGCTGCGCTTTCTTTCGCTCGGTTACAGCAATTCGGACCTCTCTGACCGCCTTGCGGTTTCGGAAAATACCGTGAAATTCCATCTGCGAAACATCTACGCCAAGCTCGGCGTTGGCAGTCGCATGCAGGCAGTCCAGGCCGCGCGGCATTATCGTCTCGTCGACTAG
- a CDS encoding hydantoinase/oxoprolinase family protein, which translates to MGLLVSIDNGGTLTDICAFDGTKVLHAKTLTTPHDLTECLMAGLTALASKTEADGDLARLVASIDHLRYSTTQGTNAIAQRKGPRVGLIVNSLASAERIEAAASDLFATLVGDRFAVVDGSDERVMIQHVRGLVAQGASRLVVAIDGEDAGKTEARLRRALYAAFPRHLLGAVPLLFSTALTPGADLLRRGWSGLINAFLHPSMEQFLHHAEDQLRRHHIRNPLLIFRNDGGSTRVSRTVALQTYSSGPRGGVEGGEAITRHYGFARAVSIDIGGTTTDLAYFNGGRVAASSQGYVESAPIAFALAEVPSVAAGGGSILSVVDGVIRIGPESVGALPGPACFGRGGTAATITDVMLLAEVIDPASYFGGQLVLDRERAARAVSEHLAAPLGLSLPDAVAAAIAAYDNRIAEAVAALGAADTLLAFGGAGPMSACGVAEKAGIDTVLIPRFAAVFSAFGIGFSPIRHEHRIELSDFSATRVDEARAELVRRAERAMTSEGFALSDCRLDWRAIIDGAAPTALDDVDANARGVLLLEAVRAIPTPPLGPAAHPAQREASPSGTRGNADPQPLFRIEQLAPGDHGVGPCIVEEEFFTCRVPDGWSWVVTGNHDLFLEREGARP; encoded by the coding sequence ATGGGCCTATTGGTCAGCATCGATAATGGCGGCACGCTCACCGACATTTGTGCCTTTGATGGTACGAAAGTCCTGCACGCGAAGACACTGACAACGCCGCACGATCTTACCGAATGTCTGATGGCCGGCCTCACCGCACTCGCGTCGAAAACCGAGGCGGACGGCGATCTTGCGCGCCTTGTGGCATCGATCGATCACCTGCGTTATTCGACGACGCAAGGCACCAATGCAATCGCGCAGCGCAAGGGGCCGCGGGTCGGCCTGATCGTCAATTCGCTTGCATCGGCGGAGCGCATTGAGGCTGCGGCGAGCGACCTGTTTGCCACGCTGGTGGGCGACCGCTTCGCGGTCGTCGACGGCAGCGATGAGCGGGTTATGATCCAGCATGTGCGTGGGCTGGTTGCGCAAGGCGCGAGCCGGCTTGTCGTGGCGATAGACGGCGAAGACGCGGGCAAGACCGAGGCGCGGTTGCGCCGCGCGCTGTATGCAGCCTTTCCGCGTCATCTGCTCGGGGCTGTACCGTTGCTATTCTCGACCGCTCTCACGCCTGGTGCCGACCTTCTGCGGCGCGGCTGGTCGGGTCTTATCAACGCCTTTCTCCATCCTTCGATGGAGCAATTTCTGCATCATGCCGAGGATCAGCTGCGGCGCCACCATATCCGAAATCCGTTACTCATATTCCGCAATGATGGCGGTTCGACGCGCGTGTCACGTACTGTTGCGCTCCAGACCTATTCCTCGGGTCCGCGCGGCGGTGTGGAAGGTGGTGAGGCTATCACGCGCCATTACGGTTTCGCCCGCGCGGTATCGATCGATATCGGGGGCACGACAACCGACCTTGCCTATTTCAACGGCGGTCGGGTGGCGGCTTCGTCACAAGGGTATGTCGAATCGGCCCCCATCGCATTCGCGCTGGCCGAGGTGCCGAGTGTGGCGGCTGGGGGCGGCTCGATCCTCTCGGTCGTTGATGGCGTCATTCGCATCGGGCCCGAGAGCGTGGGGGCCTTGCCCGGTCCTGCATGCTTTGGCCGCGGCGGGACCGCCGCGACGATTACCGACGTCATGCTCCTTGCCGAGGTCATTGACCCCGCAAGCTATTTTGGCGGCCAGCTCGTGCTCGACCGCGAACGCGCCGCGCGCGCTGTGTCAGAACATTTGGCCGCTCCGCTTGGCCTGTCACTCCCTGACGCCGTCGCCGCTGCCATTGCCGCCTACGACAATCGCATCGCGGAAGCTGTTGCGGCGCTTGGCGCGGCCGACACTTTGTTGGCTTTTGGCGGGGCGGGGCCGATGAGCGCCTGCGGCGTTGCGGAAAAGGCGGGTATCGACACCGTTCTCATCCCGCGTTTCGCTGCCGTGTTCAGCGCCTTTGGCATCGGCTTCAGCCCGATACGTCACGAACATCGCATCGAACTGTCCGACTTTTCGGCGACCAGGGTGGACGAAGCCCGGGCAGAACTCGTCAGGCGGGCCGAGCGCGCAATGACGAGCGAGGGGTTCGCCCTCTCCGACTGCCGTCTCGACTGGCGCGCGATTATTGACGGTGCCGCACCGACCGCTCTCGATGATGTCGACGCAAACGCACGCGGCGTTCTGCTGCTTGAGGCGGTGCGTGCGATCCCGACGCCTCCGCTCGGACCTGCTGCACACCCCGCTCAACGTGAGGCATCGCCGAGCGGGACGCGCGGGAATGCCGACCCGCAACCGTTGTTTCGCATCGAACAACTGGCGCCGGGCGATCATGGCGTGGGGCCCTGCATTGTCGAAGAAGAATTTTTCACCTGCCGGGTTCCTGACGGCTGGTCCTGGGTGGTGACCGGAAATCACGACCTGTTTCTCGAACGCGAAGGAGCGAGGCCATGA
- a CDS encoding acetone carboxylase subunit gamma — translation MKVFVTDALAIDLDSEQWECRGCEKPLGAAQENYKRFMRAFVRDPRDIHAPIIDAERYAYTFAPDPVWVHIIEYYCPHCARMAEAEYLPPGHPPAHDIELDIPALKQQWADREQLAEPALGPEFVPPPHHHRKGGH, via the coding sequence ATGAAAGTATTTGTCACCGACGCGCTCGCGATCGATCTCGACAGCGAACAATGGGAATGTCGTGGCTGCGAAAAACCGCTTGGCGCGGCGCAGGAGAATTACAAACGCTTCATGAGGGCGTTCGTGCGCGATCCGCGCGACATACACGCGCCCATTATTGACGCTGAACGATACGCTTACACGTTCGCACCCGATCCGGTCTGGGTTCATATCATCGAATATTATTGCCCGCATTGCGCCCGCATGGCCGAGGCCGAGTATCTGCCGCCGGGGCACCCCCCGGCCCATGACATCGAACTCGATATTCCCGCGCTGAAGCAACAGTGGGCAGACCGAGAGCAACTTGCGGAACCGGCGCTGGGGCCGGAATTCGTGCCGCCGCCGCACCATCATCGCAAGGGAGGGCACTGA
- a CDS encoding hydantoinase/oxoprolinase family protein: protein MRRVSVDIGGTFTDCFLVWDGQYVSAKALTTHQNLALGFNASLEKAYAQIGLGLGEVMGEVDSVRYATTLGTNALIERRGPTVGLITTAGFESSVPLSRGRGYGEGLPERLRKDLPMAERPEPIVPIQLIAGVRERISETGEEIMVLDEEDVRAQVHRLVDRGAQAFVISLVNAVVNPAHELRIEELIREEYPEHLLGSAPVILAHKVAGRKGEYARTSSAIVDAFLHKAMYLGLSSLELNLRDNGHQRPMQVVHNSGGMAQLNSTDALQTIHSGPVSGIGASEHLSIEAALGNVVCTDMGGTSFDIGLVVEGGIKFYDFNPVIERWMVNVPMIHLVTLGAGGGSIARYDRLRQTVAVGPESAGSDPGPACYDRGGREATVTDADLLLGYLRADDYAGGHIALSERRAANVVRRTLAEPMGIDVIDAAKLVRQKVDNDMANGIAQELRARGYEPGQFTMLAYGGNGALHACGIANAIGIRRVLIPPFSSAFSAVGAGNMDQLHIHERSLYLQIYDSVTRSLLSDFDRFNTIVAELEDRGRSDLLRQGFEPAQIEHRLEVDMRYGNQLAQTAVVVGWNRITNSDELLQLIARFGSDYGKRYGEGSQAPEAGIRINTVRVASFVSTPKLRFSDVLAPDAERRPAPDPLRVEDCHFVGAEAAVPTGIHALADLAFGAVVPGPAVVVSDSTTYLVEPGWRLTVGRYGAGWLDRMVINAGENT from the coding sequence ATGCGCCGGGTTTCCGTCGACATCGGTGGCACCTTCACCGACTGCTTCCTTGTCTGGGACGGTCAATATGTCTCCGCCAAGGCTTTGACGACTCATCAGAATCTTGCGCTTGGCTTCAACGCCTCGCTCGAGAAGGCCTATGCGCAGATCGGCCTCGGTCTTGGGGAGGTGATGGGCGAGGTGGACAGCGTGCGCTATGCCACGACGCTTGGCACCAATGCGCTGATCGAACGGCGCGGGCCGACCGTTGGCCTGATCACGACGGCGGGCTTTGAAAGCAGCGTGCCGCTCAGTCGAGGCCGCGGCTATGGGGAAGGCCTGCCTGAACGGTTGCGCAAGGATCTCCCGATGGCGGAGCGACCCGAGCCGATCGTCCCGATCCAGCTCATCGCCGGCGTACGCGAACGCATTTCGGAAACGGGCGAGGAAATCATGGTCCTCGATGAGGAGGATGTGCGGGCCCAGGTGCACCGCCTTGTCGATCGCGGCGCGCAGGCCTTCGTGATCAGCCTTGTGAACGCCGTGGTCAATCCGGCGCATGAACTGCGCATCGAGGAACTGATCCGCGAGGAATATCCCGAGCATCTGCTCGGGTCTGCGCCCGTGATCCTTGCGCACAAGGTGGCCGGGCGGAAGGGCGAATATGCCCGCACGTCCTCGGCAATCGTCGACGCTTTTCTGCACAAGGCGATGTATCTTGGCCTTTCGAGTCTCGAACTCAACCTGCGCGACAACGGCCATCAAAGGCCGATGCAGGTCGTCCACAATTCCGGGGGAATGGCCCAGCTCAATTCGACCGATGCATTGCAGACCATTCACAGCGGCCCCGTATCCGGGATCGGAGCCTCCGAGCATCTGTCGATCGAGGCGGCCCTTGGCAATGTCGTGTGCACCGATATGGGCGGCACCAGCTTTGACATCGGGCTTGTCGTTGAGGGCGGCATCAAATTCTACGACTTCAATCCGGTGATCGAGCGCTGGATGGTCAACGTGCCGATGATCCACCTGGTGACACTCGGGGCGGGCGGCGGTTCGATCGCGCGATATGACCGGCTTCGTCAGACGGTGGCGGTTGGGCCGGAGAGTGCCGGTTCGGACCCCGGCCCCGCTTGCTACGATCGCGGCGGGCGCGAGGCGACGGTCACCGACGCGGACCTCCTTCTCGGCTATTTGCGCGCCGACGATTACGCCGGAGGGCATATCGCGCTGAGCGAACGCCGCGCTGCAAATGTGGTGCGGCGTACGCTTGCCGAACCGATGGGCATCGACGTGATCGATGCCGCCAAACTGGTCCGCCAGAAGGTCGACAATGACATGGCCAACGGCATTGCGCAGGAACTGCGCGCGCGGGGATATGAGCCTGGCCAGTTCACCATGCTCGCGTATGGCGGCAATGGTGCGCTGCACGCTTGCGGTATCGCCAATGCCATCGGCATTCGCCGCGTGCTCATTCCGCCTTTCAGTTCAGCTTTCTCGGCGGTGGGCGCCGGAAACATGGACCAGCTCCATATTCACGAGCGTTCGCTCTATCTGCAGATCTATGACAGTGTCACCCGGTCGTTGCTCAGCGATTTCGATCGCTTCAACACGATCGTTGCCGAACTCGAGGATCGCGGACGGTCTGACCTGTTGCGGCAGGGTTTCGAACCGGCGCAGATCGAGCACCGGCTCGAGGTCGACATGCGCTACGGCAATCAGCTTGCCCAAACGGCGGTGGTTGTCGGCTGGAACCGCATCACGAACAGTGACGAGCTTCTCCAATTGATCGCGCGGTTCGGGAGTGATTACGGCAAGCGTTATGGCGAGGGCAGTCAGGCCCCGGAGGCGGGCATCCGGATCAACACGGTTCGCGTTGCGTCCTTTGTGTCGACGCCAAAACTGCGTTTTTCCGACGTGCTTGCGCCCGATGCGGAACGCCGGCCAGCGCCCGATCCCCTAAGAGTCGAGGATTGCCATTTTGTCGGCGCCGAAGCGGCAGTGCCGACCGGAATCCATGCTCTCGCCGATCTCGCGTTCGGCGCTGTCGTTCCGGGGCCTGCCGTCGTGGTCTCGGACTCCACCACTTATCTTGTCGAACCCGGCTGGCGGTTGACTGTCGGACGTTACGGCGCCGGCTGGCTTGATCGCATGGTCATCAACGCGGGAGAGAATACATGA
- a CDS encoding hydantoinase B/oxoprolinase family protein, which produces MNAESANVSEFLRDASLFLAPDPEIMNSHLLEPRSALEEAAMSVENDPARLEIVRERLLAGANESFDMLENMGAAPGAKWGDCVSAIFTASGDLSLASTGGVVIFCNLVQYPIKFINKYWTEEPTVGVREGDAFLVNDARYGQAHNTDQSLMMPVFWEGQHVAWVGATVHEGENGAIEPGGMPSMAEQVWDEGLKMSPFRVAENYRLRRDIVTFLQNSVREPKLQYADMKVKMFTCRRLEQRVHEAIREFGLDAFVACLRRNLEDTDVEVRRRLSEWPDGTTRHSWWTDGTLRENALIKINIAVTKKGDTLTLDYRGSSPEFTNRSNNSLDITLKGMIAQLFLTYVWPDLPRNQGVLNPIKFVFDDNSILKPAFGTPNAQSMMSVFTAWSVAQVTVMKFLYSVPRKYTRVIAPWFNMINTFLFGGVTQHGEMVGNVCADINGMGGGALADRDGQHSCSPIFATMADLGEQEFMEEEMPFVQIVSKKLMRDNQGFGRQRGGMGYQMILGLRDSPVWGFMLTAVGSKFPNVPGLFGGYGCPTYPLCRVSGIDVFETMKSDPGKFRYSIAEMMNERPYAEARYGTSPMFLPYSLAERGELYMIAQGTGGGFGDPLERDPAEVMRDHADELISDDVAWRIYRVVFDPETRVVDADATMAARDAERRDRLERAISYDALLNRHVTPTPPETPPYFGSWDDPAIVYAGGPGRRFAAGQVNPPVVMPNPLQVRIDALERRLADAGAIDHEALA; this is translated from the coding sequence ATGAACGCCGAATCCGCGAATGTGAGCGAGTTTCTTCGCGATGCCAGCCTGTTTCTCGCACCCGATCCCGAAATCATGAACAGCCATCTGCTCGAACCGCGCTCGGCGCTCGAGGAGGCGGCCATGTCCGTGGAGAATGATCCGGCGCGCCTCGAAATCGTTCGCGAACGTTTGCTCGCGGGCGCCAACGAGAGCTTCGATATGCTCGAGAACATGGGCGCGGCGCCCGGCGCCAAGTGGGGCGACTGCGTGTCGGCGATCTTTACGGCCAGCGGCGATCTCAGCCTTGCCAGCACCGGCGGCGTCGTGATCTTTTGCAACCTCGTTCAGTATCCGATCAAGTTCATCAACAAATATTGGACAGAAGAACCGACTGTCGGGGTCCGCGAAGGCGATGCGTTTCTCGTAAACGATGCCCGCTACGGTCAGGCGCACAATACTGACCAGTCGTTGATGATGCCGGTGTTCTGGGAAGGGCAACATGTCGCCTGGGTCGGCGCGACGGTTCATGAAGGCGAGAACGGCGCGATCGAGCCGGGCGGTATGCCTTCCATGGCGGAGCAGGTTTGGGATGAGGGTCTCAAGATGTCGCCGTTCCGCGTTGCGGAGAATTACCGCCTGCGCCGCGACATCGTCACCTTTCTGCAGAATTCGGTGCGTGAACCCAAGCTCCAGTATGCCGACATGAAGGTCAAGATGTTCACCTGCCGACGCCTCGAACAGCGTGTGCATGAGGCGATCCGCGAGTTCGGCCTGGATGCTTTCGTCGCCTGCTTGCGGCGCAATCTGGAAGACACCGACGTGGAGGTGCGTCGCCGTCTTTCCGAATGGCCGGATGGCACGACGCGGCACAGTTGGTGGACCGACGGCACATTGCGCGAGAACGCGCTGATCAAGATCAATATCGCGGTCACGAAAAAGGGCGATACGCTGACGCTCGATTATCGGGGGTCATCGCCCGAGTTTACCAATCGTTCGAACAACAGCCTGGATATCACGCTCAAGGGCATGATCGCCCAGTTGTTCCTGACTTATGTATGGCCGGACCTGCCGCGCAATCAGGGTGTCTTGAATCCGATCAAATTCGTCTTTGACGATAACTCGATTCTGAAGCCCGCGTTTGGAACGCCCAATGCCCAAAGTATGATGTCGGTCTTCACCGCCTGGAGCGTCGCTCAGGTCACGGTGATGAAATTTCTCTATTCGGTGCCGCGCAAATACACCCGGGTCATCGCGCCCTGGTTCAACATGATCAATACCTTCCTTTTTGGCGGTGTGACGCAACATGGCGAAATGGTTGGCAATGTTTGCGCGGACATCAATGGCATGGGCGGCGGCGCACTTGCCGATCGGGATGGGCAACATAGCTGCTCACCGATCTTTGCGACCATGGCCGATCTTGGCGAACAGGAATTCATGGAGGAGGAAATGCCATTCGTGCAGATCGTCTCCAAGAAGCTGATGCGCGATAATCAGGGTTTCGGGCGCCAGCGCGGCGGCATGGGGTATCAGATGATCCTCGGCCTTCGCGACAGCCCCGTGTGGGGTTTCATGCTGACCGCCGTGGGCTCGAAATTTCCCAATGTGCCTGGCCTGTTCGGCGGATATGGGTGCCCGACCTATCCCTTGTGCCGCGTTAGCGGAATCGATGTGTTCGAGACGATGAAGTCCGATCCCGGAAAATTCCGCTACTCGATTGCGGAGATGATGAACGAGCGCCCTTATGCCGAGGCGCGGTATGGCACCTCTCCGATGTTCCTGCCCTATTCGCTGGCCGAGCGCGGCGAACTCTACATGATCGCGCAAGGGACCGGCGGCGGTTTCGGCGATCCACTCGAGCGTGATCCAGCGGAAGTCATGCGCGACCACGCCGACGAACTCATTTCTGACGATGTCGCCTGGCGTATCTATAGGGTGGTTTTCGATCCCGAAACACGGGTCGTCGATGCGGATGCAACAATGGCGGCACGCGACGCGGAGCGCCGCGATCGTCTCGAGCGCGCGATCAGCTATGATGCGCTTTTGAACCGCCATGTTACGCCGACTCCCCCCGAAACACCGCCCTATTTTGGCAGTTGGGATGATCCGGCCATCGTCTATGCCGGAGGGCCCGGGCGGCGTTTCGCCGCCGGACAGGTCAATCCACCTGTGGTGATGCCCAACCCGCTGCAGGTTCGCATCGACGCGCTCGAGCGTCGGCTGGCCGACGCAGGAGCGATCGATCATGAAGCTCTGGCTTGA
- a CDS encoding long-chain-fatty-acid--CoA ligase, translating to MAATVQFHDQFDFLARTQPDQICIVDDRRRLTFSEASRDVNRFANGLLSLGLVRGDRFGFLARNCAEMWFMYLAAARTGIVPIPLNYRLAPAEWLHILNDAGAKALIVGPGYDAAVDEIIESLREVRWRVSFDRATDDAPPFAQWLEAQSDARPDMGPSGEDIFYQMYTSGTTGLPKGVLVTHANFAANLYQSLQFVDHLPDHRSVALVVTPLYHAAAVWIAAFCTARGMTIHLKTDFDPVDVVNTLERERVAFTFLVPAMIQACLTQVPDIDARDWSHLEMLMYGASPIAEDVLRRAVRVFGCDVYQAYGMTETTAILTLLGPAAHRRALAGEEHLLLACGQPLPGTEIRIVDGSGAPVPDGASGQIIARGPQIVPGYWRMPDATAAFLADGWAHTGDAGARDAEGFVYIRDRIKDMVVSGGENIYPREVENALFAHPDVVDAAVIGVPDDRFGEALLALIVAAPGKYVDAEEIIAFCRNRLGGYKVPRRIEQVDVLPRNASGKVLKQVLREPYWRDQNRAVG from the coding sequence ATGGCCGCAACGGTGCAATTTCATGACCAGTTCGATTTTCTGGCAAGGACGCAACCTGACCAGATATGCATTGTCGATGACCGTCGTCGCCTGACTTTCAGCGAGGCGTCTCGCGATGTGAACAGGTTCGCCAACGGTCTCTTATCATTGGGCCTGGTCAGAGGCGATCGGTTCGGCTTTCTTGCCCGCAACTGTGCCGAAATGTGGTTCATGTATCTCGCCGCAGCCCGCACGGGGATCGTCCCGATCCCGCTCAACTATCGCTTGGCGCCTGCTGAATGGTTGCACATCCTCAACGACGCCGGCGCCAAGGCGCTGATCGTCGGACCCGGCTATGACGCCGCGGTGGACGAGATCATCGAGAGCCTTCGCGAAGTCAGGTGGCGTGTCTCGTTTGATCGTGCGACCGATGATGCGCCGCCGTTCGCGCAATGGCTTGAGGCGCAGAGCGATGCGCGTCCCGACATGGGGCCGTCGGGCGAGGACATCTTTTATCAGATGTACACAAGCGGGACGACCGGATTGCCGAAAGGCGTTCTGGTCACCCATGCGAATTTCGCGGCCAACCTTTATCAGTCGCTCCAGTTTGTCGACCACCTTCCGGATCACCGATCCGTCGCACTGGTTGTGACACCGCTCTATCACGCTGCCGCCGTCTGGATCGCCGCCTTTTGCACCGCCCGCGGCATGACGATCCATCTCAAGACGGACTTCGATCCTGTCGATGTGGTCAATACGCTTGAACGCGAACGCGTCGCCTTTACCTTTCTCGTGCCCGCGATGATCCAGGCTTGCCTGACTCAGGTTCCCGATATCGACGCGCGTGACTGGTCGCATCTCGAGATGCTCATGTACGGTGCTTCCCCGATTGCCGAAGATGTACTGCGGCGCGCCGTCCGGGTCTTCGGATGCGATGTCTATCAGGCCTATGGTATGACAGAAACGACAGCGATTCTGACACTCCTTGGGCCTGCCGCGCACCGTCGTGCGCTGGCGGGGGAAGAACATCTTCTGTTGGCGTGCGGTCAACCGCTGCCGGGCACCGAAATCCGGATCGTCGACGGGTCCGGCGCGCCGGTGCCGGACGGTGCGTCGGGGCAGATCATAGCCAGGGGTCCGCAAATCGTGCCGGGCTATTGGCGGATGCCTGATGCGACTGCGGCATTCCTGGCCGATGGCTGGGCCCATACGGGCGACGCGGGCGCGCGCGATGCCGAGGGTTTCGTCTACATCCGCGACCGGATCAAGGACATGGTGGTGAGCGGCGGCGAGAATATCTATCCGCGCGAGGTCGAGAATGCGCTTTTCGCCCATCCCGACGTCGTCGATGCTGCCGTTATCGGCGTTCCAGACGACCGTTTCGGCGAGGCGCTTCTCGCGCTCATCGTGGCCGCGCCGGGCAAATATGTGGACGCGGAAGAGATAATCGCCTTCTGCCGCAACCGCCTTGGCGGCTACAAGGTCCCGCGCAGGATAGAGCAGGTCGATGTGTTGCCGCGCAATGCGAGCGGGAAGGTCTTGAAGCAGGTGCTGCGCGAGCCTTATTGGCGGGATCAGAACCGCGCGGTAGGGTGA